From Daucus carota subsp. sativus chromosome 6, DH1 v3.0, whole genome shotgun sequence:
GACTATGAAACAAGTAGATATTATTTGTTTGGCAAGCACCCCAAGCATTTAGAACAATTAAGGTGGATGCATAAAAAAACCCAATACCATTTAGCTCGCGCAGCGATTTTGAGCGCCATAGGTTGACCCTCATAACAAGGTCCTTCCAAGGCAATCTTGTGAAGGGCATACAACTGCATCTGCTCATCATTCCCCAGATTCAACAACTTATCAGCCTTTCCCGCATTTTCAACATAATTTGCGGCAGCAGCAAAAACCTTCTGCAAGTCACTCCTCTCAATCCCTTCCCAATCATCATCGTCGTCACTCACCAATCCTTTTCTTAAACTATTCTCTATATCCATTTCCACAACTCCAGTTCCTTGACTCACTTCAACAACCCTTACTTCTTcattttgatccataacaacCCCTCCACTAGCCAGAGTCACGCTCGTATTTTCATTTTCAAGCTTATTAATAGTAACTACATTATCAATGACAGATTTCACAGCATTTTCTTGTTTTGTTACCCCGTCTACAGCACTTTGCACAGGATCCAAGTCCTTCAAAACTCTTACCTCCCCACTGCGATCCTCAAGAACATCATCATGTCCTGACTCCACCTTTTTTTCATTATCAGCCTCTTCAATACATATATCTTCATCAAATGCAACATTCACTACATccttaacctctaaatcaccTTCACTATTTTCACCGACAACCAATTTCTTCCGCACCTCCAACTCTCTACTTTGATCATCAACACCATCATCACCAGCTACTCCTACACATTCATCTACAACAACCTCCTCACAACCATCCTTCTTCTCACTCGAATATCGATCTTCCCAATTCCCCTCATTTCCGTTACCCTCACCCATATCCTCAGTAACCATCCCCACCAAATCACACCTCTCACCACCAACCACCTTTACACTTTTTTCGAAATCCGAAAAACCAATTTCCCCCTCAATCTCACACCTTCTATCAACACCCAATTCTTCCACAACCCCACCAACCTCCCCACTCCCCACATCCCTCTCAGCCACCCCGTCAAACACCTCCCTATCATCCCTCAACT
This genomic window contains:
- the LOC108227801 gene encoding uncharacterized protein LOC108227801 isoform X1; this encodes MELFLLFQQLFLTALVTLCVSFLLTKFFLSDGDGGHVERGQKGDQESVRLSKVLKVGGAKSKRKKVRFVDDGGDQEVGKVGNFSGFEDHVVGKVGNFSGFEGSDEGSDHGVDKVGNFSGFGDHGVGKDGDFSGFEGFEGESSGGFEVKLRDDREVFDGVAERDVGSGEVGGVVEELGVDRRCEIEGEIGFSDFEKSVKVVGGERCDLVGMVTEDMGEGNGNEGNWEDRYSSEKKDGCEEVVVDECVGVAGDDGVDDQSRELEVRKKLVVGENSEGDLEVKDVVNVAFDEDICIEEADNEKKVESGHDDVLEDRSGEVRVLKDLDPVQSAVDGVTKQENAVKSVIDNVVTINKLENENTSVTLASGGVVMDQNEEVRVVEVSQGTGVVEMDIENSLRKGLVSDDDDDWEGIERSDLQKVFAAAANYVENAGKADKLLNLGNDEQMQLYALHKIALEGPCYEGQPMALKIAARAKWNAWQRLGNMSPEVAMEQYISLLSDKDPGWKEGQTSVDQPDLHEFANPGTPESLNKQI
- the LOC108227801 gene encoding uncharacterized protein LOC108227801 isoform X2 — protein: MELFLLFQQLFLTALVTLCVSFLLTKFFLSDGDGGHVERGQKGDQESVRLSKVLKVGGAKSKRKKVRFVDDGGDQEVGKVGNFSGFEDHVVGKVGNFSGFEGSDEGSDHGVDKVGNFSGFGDHGVGKDGDFSGFEGFEGESSGGFEVKLRDDREVFDGVAERDVGSGEVGGVVEELGVDRRCEIEGEIGFSDFEKSVKVVGGERCDLVGMVTEDMGEGNGNEGNWEDRYSSEKKDGCEEVVVDECVGVAGDDGVDDQSRELEVRKKLVVGENSEGDLEVKDVVNVAFDEDICIEEADNEKKVESGHDDVLEDRSGEVRVLKDLDPVQSAVDGVTKQENAVKSVIDNVVTINKLENENTSVTLASGGVVMDQNEEVRVVEVSQGTGVVEMDIENSLRKGLVSDDDDDWEGIERSDLQKVFAAAANYVENAGKADKLLNLGNDEQMQLYALHKIALEGPCYEGQPMALKIAARAKWVDSCYV